DNA from Longimicrobiales bacterium:
GCCAGCTCGCTCACGGTGTGCTCCGAGCGACGCAGCCGGCTGAGCACCCGCCCACGCGTCGATTCGAGGAGACGCTTCCGCCAGTCCTGATCCGCCATCGTGCTGTTCCTCTCCCTGTCCCGCGCCTCGCGGCGCCGGGGACCAGTGCATGTTCCGGAATTTAACTGCGGTGCCGCTCCTTTTCCAGTTTATCAATAAATATATTGACATATTGCCACGAGCGGACGTAGGATGGGGGTGGCCCGGATGCAAGGGCCGATACCAACGAACCTCGAGGAGGTCGATCATGCGCGAGCATGGTGGATGGATGCGGGCAGCTGCGCTGCTCGTTGTGATGGCTGGATGCGCGAATGCGGACGGGGAGGAGCAGGTCGGGGAGAGCTCGACGCCGGCGGCCGAGGTGGGTGCCCCCGAGGGCGATCAGGCGGCGGCGCCGTCGCTGAACGACGCGCAGATCGCGGCGATCGTCGTTACGGCGAACGGGATCGACGTGGCGAATGGCGAGCAGGCGCTGGAGAAGTCGAGCAATGCGCAGGTACGGCAGTTTGCGGAGACCATGGTCGGCACGCACACGGCGGTGAACGAGAGCGCGGCGGAGCTGGTCGCCCGGCTCGGGGTGACGCCGGAGGAGAACGACGTGAGCCGCTCGCTGCAGGCGGACGCGGAGCAGACGCGGGCGCGCCTGGCTGCTCTTTCGGGTGCGGAGTTCGACCGGGCCTACATCGAGAACGAGATCGCCTTTCACGAAGCGGTCATCGATGCGGTCGATTCACTGCTGATCCCGAACGCGACCAATGGTGAGCTGCGCCAGACGCTGGTGGACGCGCGCCCGGTCTTCGAGGGACACCTGACGCACGCGAGGACGGTGCAGCAGCAGCTCAGCGGGTCCTGATCGTCAGCCCGGATCCGCTTCGCCGACACCGGCGCGGCGGAGCAGGTCCTCCGCGCCGACCGGCATGCGCAGCACCACGCGCACGCCGGCGGCGCGGTACTGTTTTTCGGCGACGGGATCGGGCCCGGGCAGAAGCACGACGATGCGTGTGCGGCGGGGTGCGCCCAGCTCTCCCATGATGGTGAGCAGGCCATCCACACCGCAGCGTCCGGTGATGACGAGCAGGTGGGGAGGCGTCGTGCGGACGCGCAGTACGGCGTGGTCCGGGCCCGGCACGTTTTCCACCTCGAAGCCGTGCCGCTGGAGCAGGTCGCCGATCGCGGCCTGCAGTCCGCGGGCGAACCCGACGAGCAGGGCGGAGCGTCCGCCGCTCATCCCCCGCGCTCCGCGTGGGAGGTCACTGGCGGAGGTCCACGCCTCATGCTGCTGATTCCAGCTGAGGCAGCAGGGCGTCGATCGCGGCCAGGAACGCATCGGTATCGAGCGCGCGGGGGTCCAGCACCGCCTGCACGGCGGCGCCCTTGATCAGAGCGACGAGTGCGGCCGCCATGGCGTCGACCGTGATGCCACGCAGCCGATCGGGCTCCGCGCGACGCAGTTCCTCCAGCATCGGCCGGAACGCGTCCCGTCGGCGGGCGAACTCGGCGAGCATGCGGCTCCGGATGCCGGGGTGCCGCGTGCCGATCAGCCAGAAATCGAAGAACAGGTGCACGCGACGCCGATCGCTGGTGAGGCGGGAGATCTCCTGGCGCAGCAGGGCGAGCAGCCTGGCGACCGGACCCTCCATCCTGCGGGCAGCGGGCGCCAGTGTGTACTCGGGCGTGCGTTCCAGCACCCAGTCCAGGAGCGCCAGGAGCAGCTCCGCCTTGGTGCGGAAGTGGAAGTGCACCAGGCCGTGGCTCAGGCCCGCCTCGGCCGCGACACGCCGCACGGTAAGTCGGGCGAGTCCGTCGCTGGCCGCGATCTCGTACGCTGCGGCCAGGATCTGGGCGCGACGCTCTGCCTCTCCAGCCTTCTGTCCGGGCATGCTCCCTCCATTGACCCGGTGACCAATCAAGCGTAGCGTATCCGGTATTGGCCGGCCGGTCAATAGCCTGCGCTGCCGGAGGCGATGATGCCGCCGCGGGCGCATGCAGCCGGGTTGCAGATAGAGGTCACGTGCTCGTTCCAAAGCTGGTCACCACCCTTCGCAATTACACACGCGCACAATTCACGGCTGACCTGACGGCGGGACTGATCGTCGGGATCGTCGCCCTGCCGCTGGCGATCGCATTCGCGATTGCGAGCGGTGTCACGCCCGACCGCGGTCTGTGGACGGCGATCATCGCGGGCTTTCTGATCAGCGCGCTCGGCGGCTCACGCGTGCAGATCGGCGGCCCGACGGGCGCGTTCGTCGTGATCGTGTACGGCATCGTGCAGCAGTACGGTGTGGACGGCCTGCTGATCGCGACCATCATGGCGGGGCTGCTGCTCGTCGCACTGGGGCTCACGGGACTGGGCAACGCGGTCAAGTTCATCCCGTACCCGGTCGTAATCGGATTCACGAGCGGCATCGCGCTGATCATCTTCTCGAGCCAGGTGAAGGACCTGCTCGGGCTGCGTATGGGTGAGGTGCCTGCGGATTTCCTGGAGAAGTGGGCCGCCTACCTGGACAACCTGGGCAGTGCGAATCCCGCGGCGATCGGGGTCGCCGCGCTCGCGCTCGGGATCATCCTGCTCTGGCCGCGCGTGAGCCGGCGCATTCCCGGACCCTTCGTCGCGCTCGTGGTGACCACGCTGCTCGTGCGGTTCACGCCGCTGGATGTGGAAACGATCGGCTCCCGGTTCGGCTCGATCTCCGCCTCGCTGCCGTCACCGTCGCTACCCGACGTCGATCTTGCGACGGTCCGTGCGCTGGTGGGGCCCGCCCTGGCGATCGCGCTGCTGGGCGCGATCGAATCGCTGCTCTCGGCGGTGGTCGCGGACGGCATGATCGGCGGCAAGCACCGCTCGAACATGGAGCTGGTCGCGCAGGGCGTTGCGAACGTCGTCACGCCGGTGTTCGGCGGCATTCCTGCGACGGGCGCGATCGCACGCACCGCGACCAACGTGCGCAACGGCGGCCGCACCCCCGTCGCGGGGATGGTGCACGCGGTGACGCTGCTGCTGATCACGCTGTTCTTCGGTCGGCTCGCCGCATACATCCCGTTTGCGACGCTGGGCGCGATCCTGGTCGTCGTGTCGTGGAACATGAGCGAGGCTCACGCGTTCAGGGCGGAGTTCCGCGGACCGAAGAGCGACATCCTGGTGATGCTTTCGACGTTCGGTCTCACGGTTCTCGTGGACCTCTCGGTGGCGATCCAGGTGGGTATGGTGCTGGCGACGTTCCTCTTCATGAAGCGGATGTCGGAGGTCACGAACGTGCAGGTCATGACGCGTGAGTTCCAGGACAACGGAGACACCTACCAGTCGGACCCCAACGGACTGCGCGGCCACACGATCCCGCCCGGCGTGGAAGTATACGAGATCAACGGTCCATTCTTCTTCGGTGCGGCGAAGACGTTCAAGGAGCAGGTCGAATCGGTCCTCGGGAAACCGAAGGTGCTGATCCTGCGCATGCGCAACGTGCCTGCGATCGACTCGACGGGCCTGCACGCGCTGCGGGAAATGGTACACAGCTCGCGGCGTGCGGGCACGCTCATCCTGCTGTCGGACGTGCACTCGCAGCCGATGGTAGCGCTCGGCCGCTCGCACCTGCTGGAAGACATCGGCGAAGAGGCGATCATTCCCACGCTGGAGGAGGCGCTCGCACGGGCGCGCGAGCACCTTGCGGGTGTGCAGCCCGTCGCGCACGCAGGCGCGGAGTAGCCAGGAGTCGTGCTGATTCTTCTGTTCAGAGCGTCGCGTACTTCATCGTCACACCGAGCTGCGACGCGCACGACGAACTCGCGCTTCACCTGGTCGCGGCCGCAGCACTGCTGATCGCGGCGGGGGCTGCACTGGCCGGGTATGTGCGGTGGCGTTCTGGCGACCGCGGCACTCGAGCCCTGCTGGAATCTGCCACGCCTGCCCGACCGGCCGGATGCGATGGCACCGGCGAGCATTCCGTCGTGGTCTTCGTGAGCCGCGGCGAGGAGGTGACCGGTGCAGGAGACCGAAGGGATCCAGCATGCCACGGCGCACAGGCCGTGGCCGAAGCCGCGCATGCCGTGGGTCATGTTCCAGAGCTGGCAGCGCCTCCTATTCGCACACTGGCCGCTGCCGGCTTCGGTGTTGCGGCCGCTGGTTCCGCCGCAGCTCACCCTCGAGGAGTTTGAGGGGAGTGCCTGGCTGGGCCTGACGCCCTTCATCCTGCGCGACCTGCGTCCTCGCGGGATTCCCGTGTTCCCCGTCATCTCCGATTTCCCCGAGATGAACCTGCGTACGTACGTGCGCCATGGCACGCGCGCGGGCATCTGGTTCTTCACGCTGGAAGCGGCGAGCACGCTTGCGGTGATCGCTGCGCGCACGCTGTTCCGCCTGCCGTACC
Protein-coding regions in this window:
- a CDS encoding DUF4142 domain-containing protein; the encoded protein is MREHGGWMRAAALLVVMAGCANADGEEQVGESSTPAAEVGAPEGDQAAAPSLNDAQIAAIVVTANGIDVANGEQALEKSSNAQVRQFAETMVGTHTAVNESAAELVARLGVTPEENDVSRSLQADAEQTRARLAALSGAEFDRAYIENEIAFHEAVIDAVDSLLIPNATNGELRQTLVDARPVFEGHLTHARTVQQQLSGS
- a CDS encoding TetR family transcriptional regulator C-terminal domain-containing protein; amino-acid sequence: MPGQKAGEAERRAQILAAAYEIAASDGLARLTVRRVAAEAGLSHGLVHFHFRTKAELLLALLDWVLERTPEYTLAPAARRMEGPVARLLALLRQEISRLTSDRRRVHLFFDFWLIGTRHPGIRSRMLAEFARRRDAFRPMLEELRRAEPDRLRGITVDAMAAALVALIKGAAVQAVLDPRALDTDAFLAAIDALLPQLESAA
- the sulP gene encoding sulfate permease, whose protein sequence is MLVPKLVTTLRNYTRAQFTADLTAGLIVGIVALPLAIAFAIASGVTPDRGLWTAIIAGFLISALGGSRVQIGGPTGAFVVIVYGIVQQYGVDGLLIATIMAGLLLVALGLTGLGNAVKFIPYPVVIGFTSGIALIIFSSQVKDLLGLRMGEVPADFLEKWAAYLDNLGSANPAAIGVAALALGIILLWPRVSRRIPGPFVALVVTTLLVRFTPLDVETIGSRFGSISASLPSPSLPDVDLATVRALVGPALAIALLGAIESLLSAVVADGMIGGKHRSNMELVAQGVANVVTPVFGGIPATGAIARTATNVRNGGRTPVAGMVHAVTLLLITLFFGRLAAYIPFATLGAILVVVSWNMSEAHAFRAEFRGPKSDILVMLSTFGLTVLVDLSVAIQVGMVLATFLFMKRMSEVTNVQVMTREFQDNGDTYQSDPNGLRGHTIPPGVEVYEINGPFFFGAAKTFKEQVESVLGKPKVLILRMRNVPAIDSTGLHALREMVHSSRRAGTLILLSDVHSQPMVALGRSHLLEDIGEEAIIPTLEEALARAREHLAGVQPVAHAGAE
- a CDS encoding DUF2071 domain-containing protein, whose amino-acid sequence is MQETEGIQHATAHRPWPKPRMPWVMFQSWQRLLFAHWPLPASVLRPLVPPQLTLEEFEGSAWLGLTPFILRDLRPRGIPVFPVISDFPEMNLRTYVRHGTRAGIWFFTLEAASTLAVIAARTLFRLPYHHARMEVQDRDGWIEYSSYRREGNAAFEGRYRPMGTSFEPRYGTLEHFLTERYALFTVLRNGWVLRGDIHHVPWRLQRAEAEIGLNTVPAAHGITLPDVAPLLHYSERQDTLIWAPELDDARPS